gtcaatctgtatggactaaactccaatttaattccgagagcaccaacttaaaagcgagactcaatcaagaattatatcaaagagttttatatctttcaaaatacaatcagcaaatcaaacagatagaaatccgccaGCCTGATTGATATggaaaataacttggatggtaccaaagaccaatgcccaagagtcaatcaagttctatccaacaaataaggtcggatttatcaactgattgaactacgcacaacctgtgatatttcaattatataaaaaaatataatgcagaatagaaataactcagacaccaattttgttaacgaggaaaccgctacagactctagcctactacaagttaacttcaggatggaatgtagttgagccctaaccaagtctcacaccgattaaggtacagtcgcgttccttacgcctctagaactatgctagattctacgcacttgattcccttatctgatctaacccacaactaagagttgctacgaacccaaagtcgaagacttataaacaaatctgtctcccacagatatttcaatcctttattctgtttttgttccgtctttcgatacaaacatcaaggtgaacaggaaccaactaataatccggtcttatactcccgaagagcagcctaaaaatttagtcacctcacaataacctaactgattaacataagaaattattgcggaatcataagagtctgagacgaagaacttctgtgattactttttatatcttacctatcggagataaatctcgagtaaatcttagaaaagataaaactcaatatgatagaacaagtaagatcagaatacacaactacagataaaatagttggatccggcttcacgaatcccaaatgaagtcttcgagtcattaacctaataatggttttggaaaacctgggtcaaagtagaatcgactctagtttgcaactaggacacaagaaagtgtcgggattaggttttccagttgctagagttctcccttatatagtctttcaaatcagggatgcttacaatcaaagctaagatagtttagtaacaaagcattcaattttcaccgttagatgaactcctgatttaagattccagttaagtctgcttagaaattaatcAATTAATCTCCACCATTATATGGTCTCCATACGAAAACTTTTGTCTTAGTCGTATtcatttaacacttctagatcaaatatgatgatcaatcaatcatgataaataatcaaatgaatctaattgtgcttcaaatagagttattcaattgttcactatctcatagaaatattcatgaacaaattgaaacgaaatcgatttgattcttagtcatacaaagtacttatacaagaatctattcatgaacattaagccatggtttgcaaagttaatttgcattccataaatcataaattttttagttcatgagtatgagaatcatacactaacgattttagaacttaaccactgtgttcgcaaactcggtacgcgaacaacagctgcggaccttggcctagtcaagtcgTTCACAAACCCGGTTCACGAAAAactgttccggacccaactcaggtaaacccattcgcatactaggtacgcaaaaagagttccggaccttctcaggttaatccgttcgcatactaggtacgcaaacaagagttccagatctgaatcatcacaatacagttcaaaTACTAGGCATGCATACCgtattgtatccagacatgggtaatcattctaaactctcatttcaatcattgatacatccttagaagacgacaatggtaatctcacacagaCCATAGCTTCAAGTAagtttcaagtgatcgaatgatgaaTATGAAACTTcccgagttaacatcaaatgactatctcacacaaattttgtaagatgttcaagttaatgttcacatgatcatcttttaacttaatatttattttccaacaaataaattgtttccaactaaacacgtcaagaatacgatgaacatagctaaagcaaaaagtttccaacacatatttctagaaatggataaatgagataaactcagttcaaaatatcaaatgtgtataatgtaaaagtctatatagctatacgacttagtctcatcagaagatataataaaataaacttctaagtcatagataagttttagtctccacataccttttgttgatgaagttcctccaagctcctcagtagatcttcttcttcaattgttgaaCGCCAtaaagtctaaagatcaactacacatcctaatccgagacatagctgtaagtagattagaaatccaatatatagttttgaccaactaaacttgacaaacaagcttgagataacaacgcatgcgagttcgaccgagaagtgctttaACACGAATTATaattcttgaatcatgattttgattgcgaacaataaatggtgcttaaccgaaattcatcaagtatgaacaaatgttcattaagcttagtcatatttcgagaactaattacaagataaatcttgactcgaaattcttgatatgattacgatagtctaattagttatgtgacGTCGTCTCAtaaatagaaagatgaatataacttgagaaataagtggttcagtcttcatttatcttttgttgaataatttctccaaaagctttggttgatctccgtcttcaaatggtagaacgcaatgatgactgtcgtgatgtccgtttctcaactaaacttctatcctaatccgagacttaactagttgtacactagaaataaagatactagcctactaatTATAGACATTTAAAgcgtaggttgctttaggtttaagctaagataactttggaaccaagcaaacggcatccaccattagatgaatctttgaatccgaTTAACATAATAAAGATatatactctggttaggatgaaccataaccgaaccgtgtataagaccacgctcatgaatggttagccgaaGCTATCCAATTGAATTATAAGCTTGagtattttcatataacacttaagacttaagttgaaacacaatcatgtgatcaaatatgtctatgatgtttttagagattattcaaatacTAATTATCTCGAAGAAATAATTTACGTGCgtatgaatttaatcgacatggtaagtaggcgtacaaggtacaaatacttaACCTGTTCGTAAATAgttatgtcatggtacgtgtacccatatgtaaaccttaagacataaccgagttccttagttcacaaaactttttcggtatgcgtacaagtatggataccatttaaacataatgggttccggagtccacataccttttgtggtATGTACTTTAAACATAGCCACGTTTCAGAGTCCACATAACTTTTCTGGAACGTGTACCAGTATGGGTACCAAAACCGGTTCCGtaaccaacagttcttttctagtatgcgtactggtttgcgtACCGATCCGGATTCATGAGTACACAGACTTTTAAGGTGTGCATACTAATATGCATACCAAAAATCTTCTtttcgacatatagctactccgttacgtgtactgagtacataTATTAtggcttcagacttataacaattttCTCAGTTTGGAAGACTGTTATGCATGTACACTGTCTTATACCCGAATCTATAATagtctatatttctctctaaatcgattcgaaacattcccgaataatatcaatgacacatatcactgttccaggctattttcgaatgataattcttgaatcatgattttgattgtgaacaataaattgtccttaaccgaaattcataaagtatgaataaatgttcattaagcttaatcatatttcgagaactaattataatatgaatcttgactcgaaattcttgatatgtttATGATAGTGTAATtggttatgcgacatcgtcttatAGATAGAAAGatcaatataacttgagaaatttgtggttcagtcttcacttaccttttgttgaagaagttctccaaaagcttcgtttgatcttcgccttcaaacagtagaacgccatgatgactgtcgtgatatCCGTTTCTCAATtatacttctatcctaatccgagacttaactaattgtagattagaaatcaagatatagttttgacaactaaatttgacaacaagctttagataaaaaacacttgtgagtttgactgaGCAATGCTCCAACACTTTAGCTATAAAGTCCGCTGTTGCGTTATGTTTCTTGTTGATATATTGTACTCGAGAATGTGGAAGATTTTGAAGAATATTTTTCACCTATTCAATTGTGTTTTTCGCCTTCCAAGGAATTATCAAAATTTCATTGTTTATTATATTTGCTAGTTGTTTGCAATCTGTAACTATGGACACAATAGATAAAATATTATCCATTAGCCATTTACCTTCCTTGAGTAAAGCTTTCGCCTGTGCATGACTCACCGAAGTTGCTCTGTCCCAACCCGTCGCTAGGTGCATGAAAGATTCTTGGTCCACGGAGAATAGAAAGCGTGTCCCATtgtaaaatcttcttctttaagaaaagCATCTATGGATATTATCCAATCCGATTTTATCGCATACCACAAAGAACTACTATGAATTTCTGGACTTGGATTGGCACCTTGAAGTTCCGAATTTGGTTTATCAGGCTTATTGTATCTAGGTTAATTTTTTTCAAAGACTATTGAACATCCGTATATCAATATAAACCACAGAGTGGTTGTTATTCTACTTATAATGTCAGGATCTTCATTAGAAGAAATCCAGCCTTTAACCCAAAAGATTATAGAGTCTGACTTGAATTCGGAGATAACCGAATCCCAAGAGGAGTCAAACCAAATTGCTCTCGCAAAGGCACGTTGACGTAGAAGATGTTGTTCAGTCTCTTGAGCTTGAGAATTATACATATGACACACCAGAGAGATATCTGGTATATGAATTAATAATCTGTTTGAAGTAAAGAGAGATTTTTGGACTAATTTCCATAGGAAAAGTCTTATTCTCGGAATGACTAGCAGTTTCCATATCTTTTTTCATGGGAAATCTGTGTCTCCTCCTCCTCCCAGGTTAATCAAATAATTGTAATTATTCTTTACCTTAAACAAACCTGATGGATGATATTTCTATCTGATTTTATTTGTGCTCTGTATTTGAGGAGTGATTGTTAGGATCATTTCCTTGTTTACTAGACTAAAAAAGGAATTTATTTTAGAATCATCCCATGAGCCTTCTGGGGACATCAACTCTTGGACTAGCTGTGGTAATGGTTCTCCATACCAGTAGGTTTAGGAATTACATCTGAGTTGGATAATCATTTGTCTTCCCAGATTTTTGTCCGAGATATTATAGAAAAACCTTGACTGCAGAACGCCAACGAACAATAGGTAGCAGCACCAATCGGGGCCGTCCCAGACTCCCAGTGGTGAAAAGTGAAGAAACTAAATAAAGCGAACAAATATTCTTGGATGTGTATCATAACATATGTATAGCAATATTTGCTACATGCATAGTTATAGAGAAGCAAACTTCACTACTGATGCCTTATCAAACAAGTATATTTATTGGCTGAGGATGTTTATGaattttatgagggtaggccattGTTCATTCTAGCTATAGAATGGACCGACGATGTTTATTATCGTTTCAAATAGGTTGCGTCTCTTTGGGTGGCCTCCTTGGCTAGTTAGAACGGCATAGCCTTAGCACTTTGTTCATAGCTTTGCTTTTTAATGAATTTTATAGAcggagaaaaaaaaagacaagtaTATATATGTACAAGTCATGTACTAAGTACAAACTGTAAACTGCAATATGCGAAGGGTCTAGGGTAGTAGGGTTTCATAAATGTGCTTAAATCTATCATCCAGCTTATTGTTATGGGTGCATGGCCACGTGCATTCACATGGGAAGTGAATGAAGGACGAAAGACATGTCTAATGTACAGTAAAACTGTTGAGTAAATGCAGTAAAGAAGTAGGTGTTGGTGTATTAAAGTAAGTGTAGTATGAACTATCACTTAAGACTCTGATCAATCAAAGTTGTAATTTACCCTGATCACATTAGACTCGATTGATTTTTCTCCTCTTTAGGCAAAAATCATTCCTAAGATgccttttctttccttctcctaATACTTTTCTAGAAACTTCCGCTCCCCCATAAATCTAGCAAACTTCTTACTTACTTCACCAGTACTTACAATAGAAAGTGTTCAGAGATGGTATCACTTGTTTTTCAGTATGCTATTTTGGAAATGGACAAAAGCAAAATCCAATGCTAGGCATTTAGAAAGAGTGGTGATGTTTCCTTGGTTTATCACAGTAGACATGGGAACTTGAATAGAAGTTAAATGAGGTGAAAACTACAGATGAAACAGCAAACCAATCAAAACACAAGCAATTGTCTCTTTCTTTCTAGGTCACAAATCTCTGCACAACTCTGCAAAACTTTCATAGTTAAGTACTTCAATTTCAATGTGTCTTTTGagggtttggtgaaaatgaaTGAGTGACTTTGTTAAATTTCATATAACATAAATTTGAAGAATTAGCTTCCTGTTATCCATTGTATTCTCACTAAAGTAGTAAGGGCTTTGTACTTAACTCGTTGCACACAAATTTAAACACAACGAAATCCTCAAAAACCTTAAAAAATAGTACTGCAATTTACTACTCCAATCATAAAAGGATGTCTTGGTAATTTGTCAACATTCTTGAGGCTTCAAGTACATTTCATTAACAACATCCATCTTCTTTATATAAAACTAAGACAATATATCCTATAACCAGCCTTATAAATATATATACCTTGTCTTCTTCTTCCACCAATATCCCTCCccctcctctctctctctctctctctctctctctctctctctctctctctctctctctttctctacaAGGGAAAAAAAATGTCTGCATGCAATAACCTCCTTGAACTACAAGAGAAGATTTGTTATGTGCAATGTGGGTTCTGCAACACCATTCTACTGGTAAAACTCTTTGATCTTTATTTTGTTAAGGATAATTCATCCTTTATGTTCATATATATCCTGTTCAATGATCTACTTGTAAGAAGATGTTTTTATGCTAAAATTACAGGTAAGTGTACCATGTAGTAGCTTGTCGAAGGTAGTCACTGTCAGATGTGGTCATTGCACATGCCTTCTCTCAGTTAACATGATGAGAGCTTCGTTTGTTCCTCTGCAGTTTCTTACTTCCATTGACGACGAGGTAATAGTTTATTATTAACCATTAAGTATCTAATTAATTTAAGAATAAAATGTCATCATTAACAGCTCAATCTAACACAGTGCAGGTTCAAGTACATGCCCTACTTAAAACTATTTTTACAACCTCTACTATCACTCACAACTACTCTTTGTCTGGGCTATAAACGACTAGTACAAGTACTAGCTAGTATTACTGTAGAAGATTTTGTCTTCTTCTACTTATCAATAGAAAACCGAAAAAATCTGTCCCAATCTAACTTCATTTGATCGTCTCCTACATCATTTTCCGTTTTAATTAGCAATATTTATCTACTTTGCTGGCTATACCAACAATATTTATCTACTGTTCTGGTTGAACAAACTCTTAGCTAGTAATAAAACCCTGGTATATGACGGTAAAGTTGTACTCGGTAACCAAGTTATTTCGTATTATCAATTTAATTGAGTTGTTAATGCTTCCCCTAGAGCACATATTTTTATATTGTATATGTAAGCTGTATATTTTTATAGTTTCTGTATTGCTATACTTGGCAACTCCACTCTTGCAGCAAAAACAAGAGGTTCGTCATGAAGATATGGAGCTTCAAAAAGCTCCGGAAAAACAAAGTCCACCCCTGCTGGTTTTATGCGAAAATGATGAGGAAGAGGAAAATCTCCCAACCCCAATCATTAACAAACGTAATGTATCATAAGTTAATGCAGCTAATATCTAAATTCTAATTATTGATTGTTCTTTGAAGTTTGAACTAATTTTATCTTACATGTGTTATTGTGTTTTACAGCCCCGGAGAAGAGGCAGCGAGCTCCTTCGGCTTATAACCGTTTCATCAAGTAAGATAAACTCATGTCATCATAGTTACACATCCACTTCACGATATTCGTTGAAACTAACCCACGAAAAAGAACTCGTAATTCTCACtgttttttatgattttcctcTTTGAACTTTTCTTTTAATATGACAGAGAAGAGATACAAAGGCTCAAAGTAGTAGAACCCAATATGACTCACAAAGAAGCCTTCAGTACTGCTGCTAAAAATGTATGTACTTCACCAGGTGTTTATTTCTCATCACTTATGAAAAATGTAACGTTTCGTTCATAATCTTACTTTGTATATATACATTGACTACTTTCAGTGGGCTCATTTTCCTCGACTTCAACATAGAGAAAATGGAGAGAGTTGCAGTGCCTTTGGAAGAGAAAATGTCACAACAAACTCTGATGTTTATGAGGTAATTATCAACATCAAAACTTGTTATAGCTACATTTGAAAATTAGTTCCACTACTCTCATGTCTGACAAGATAAAGTCATTAGGGTTTTGTAAACTGTAGTTCTTGCTTATAATTCACTATTTTTTTTTGTCCCCCTATTCAGGTTGATGCACTTCATGCACAAGATAAGG
Above is a genomic segment from Papaver somniferum cultivar HN1 chromosome 10, ASM357369v1, whole genome shotgun sequence containing:
- the LOC113315237 gene encoding axial regulator YABBY 4-like, with translation MSACNNLLELQEKICYVQCGFCNTILLVSVPCSSLSKVVTVRCGHCTCLLSVNMMRASFVPLQFLTSIDDEQKQEVRHEDMELQKAPEKQSPPLLVLCENDEEEENLPTPIINKPPEKRQRAPSAYNRFIKEEIQRLKVVEPNMTHKEAFSTAAKNWAHFPRLQHRENGESCSAFGRENVTTNSDVYEVDALHAQDKGFHGRTTIPWSQSAWTENHFGYSNQS